In one window of Zingiber officinale cultivar Zhangliang chromosome 11A, Zo_v1.1, whole genome shotgun sequence DNA:
- the LOC122032642 gene encoding probable 6-phosphogluconolactonase 4, chloroplastic: MAAAEATSEIRKQALLVFDSEEEVSVSLAKYTAELSEKFVREKGAFTAVLSGGTLIETLRKLTEPPYLESVDWAKWHIFWVDERVVPKDHKDSNYKLAFDGFLSKVAIPSNQVYAINDTLSAEGAAEDYETVLKHLVNAGLLPLSSVTGYPVFDLMLLGMGPDGHIASLFPGHPLLNEREKWVTFIKDSPKPPPERITFTLPVIKSSAYVAMVVTGAGEVHAVSKALGSEKRSSDLLPVEMASLEDGEFTWFTDKAAVSMLKDKASM; the protein is encoded by the exons ATGGCTGCTGCCGAGGCGACCTCCGAGATCCGGAAGCAGGCTTTGCTGGTGTTCGATAGCGAGGAGGAAGTCTCCGTCTCCCTGGCCAAGTACACGGCGGAGTTGTCGGAGAAGTTCGTACGCGAGAAAGGGGCCTTCACTgctgttctctccggtggaaccCTCATTGAAACCCTAAG gAAATTGACGGAACCGCCGTATTTGGAGTCTGTGGATTGGGCTAAATGGCACATCTTCTGGGTGGATGAGCGAGTGGTGCCTAAGGATCACAAGGACAGTAACTACAAGTTGGCATTTGATGGATTTCTGTCCAAG GTTGCTATTCCCTCGAATCAAGTTTATGCAATCAATGACACGTTATCAGCGGAGGGTGCTGCCGAAGACTATGAGACTGTGTTGAAGCATTTGGTGAATGCAGGGTTGCTGCCATTATCATCTGTGACAGGATACCCTGTGTTTGATCTCATGTTGTTGGGAATGGGACCAGATGGCCACattgcttctctttttcctggccACCCTCTCCTCAATGAACGAGAGAAGTGGGTGACCTTCATAAAGGATTCTCCAAAGCCACCACCAGAAAGAATTACATTCACGTTGCCTGTGATTAAATCTTCTGCTTATGTTGCAATGGTGGTCACTGGAGCTGGGGAAGTTCATGCTGTTTCGAAAGCTCTAGGGAGTGAGAAAAGGTCATCTGATTTGCTTCCTGTGGAGATGGCTTCCCTTGAAGATGGTGAATTCACTTGGTTTACTGATAAAGCAGCAGTCTCCATGCTTAAAGATAAGGCAAGCATGTAG